The following proteins come from a genomic window of Myroides odoratus DSM 2801:
- a CDS encoding SusC/RagA family TonB-linked outer membrane protein has product MRSKIKWMYTCMLILLVQVGFAQEKTLSGVVTEDGMPLPGVTVVIQGTQLGTQTDLDGKYSLKAKPGQVLVFSFIGMKEVKHTVGNANVFNAALHAEGSELDEVVVLAYGQVKTKNEVTGNVVAVKGEVIAGTPVVSADQALQGRVAGLQMATTSGSPGAVQNIRIRGRNSVSATNEPLYVIDGIPVINSNLANSDDVTSLSPLAAINPEDIESMTVLKDAGATSVYGARGSNGVILITTKKGKRGEPSYSFRSSVGFQNKAVKGPKSLTSNQKGELWIEALYNTLGGEEAGITKQWVIDNYETEDVMDRYDLFMYWHDSGRPDYDWADLVKVKNAPMSSLNFSVNGGDEKGTYMASVGHEKTEGTVIGTDFRRVTGSFNFTRNLSDKIDIRIGANVSNIKQNGILEGGAFFSNPNLSSTFMNPWANPYNEDGSYNINSGLLGGLPNILYTTKQNLNQNDFTRVISNNSFGYKILDNLKFESAIGLDYTLANFQAYYDPKHGDGRATGGYTAQSDRRVFNYVWQNSLNYNFYLGENHRFDVKALMEFQKNKFNRVSGTGEVLPPGLATLGGAAANYTAESEYYDWMQLSYLGLVNYSYANKYLVDLTIRQEGSSRFSSSNRWGTFWAVGAAWNMHQEDFLMDSNTISTLRLRGSYGSTGNSSINPNLYQHLLSKASYNNEAGLISTQIGGELGWEKQNKLDFGLEFGLIDNRITGSFAYYQSKTKDLLYSLPLSMTSGFSQKWINQGKLENSGVEAELNVEIIRSKDFNWSIGANIGTVRNRLTEMPTAIKSYTADKEGRLINEWYMPTYAGVDPQTGAAQWYAADGTKTNVYGKAEKRFQGASALPKVTGGFNTHVDFKGFYLDALFTFATGYKVYDIWSQITHETTNTSLYSYNANSELLDRWQKPGDITDVPKLTFSGERDVNNNYTQPSSRFLYDGDHIRLRQITFGYNFTKQAAKSIGVDGINLSVSALNPLTWVKDGRLKYDPEVNATGNIELASPPLKSVVFSLNVKF; this is encoded by the coding sequence ATGAGATCAAAGATTAAGTGGATGTACACGTGCATGTTGATCTTACTGGTACAAGTAGGATTTGCACAAGAGAAAACACTGTCTGGAGTGGTTACAGAAGATGGTATGCCACTACCAGGGGTGACGGTAGTGATTCAAGGAACTCAATTGGGTACACAAACCGATTTAGATGGTAAATATTCCTTAAAAGCAAAACCAGGACAAGTACTTGTGTTTTCTTTTATTGGAATGAAAGAAGTGAAACATACGGTTGGAAATGCCAATGTGTTTAATGCTGCGCTTCATGCAGAAGGGAGTGAGCTGGATGAAGTTGTAGTATTAGCTTACGGTCAAGTAAAGACTAAAAACGAAGTTACAGGTAACGTTGTTGCTGTAAAAGGGGAAGTAATTGCAGGTACACCAGTTGTTTCTGCAGACCAAGCTTTACAAGGGCGTGTTGCTGGTTTACAGATGGCTACTACTTCTGGATCACCAGGAGCTGTGCAAAATATCCGTATTCGTGGACGTAACTCTGTTTCTGCTACAAATGAGCCTTTGTATGTTATTGATGGTATCCCTGTGATTAACTCTAACTTGGCAAATAGTGATGACGTAACGAGTTTATCTCCGTTGGCAGCAATTAACCCTGAAGACATTGAGTCTATGACGGTATTAAAAGATGCTGGTGCTACCTCAGTATATGGAGCGCGAGGATCAAACGGGGTAATTTTGATTACAACGAAAAAAGGAAAACGCGGTGAACCAAGCTATAGCTTCAGATCATCAGTTGGTTTCCAAAACAAAGCTGTAAAAGGACCTAAATCATTAACATCTAATCAAAAAGGTGAATTATGGATTGAAGCGCTTTACAATACTTTAGGTGGTGAAGAAGCTGGAATTACCAAGCAATGGGTAATTGATAATTACGAGACGGAGGATGTGATGGATCGTTATGATCTTTTTATGTATTGGCACGACAGTGGAAGACCAGATTATGATTGGGCTGATTTAGTTAAAGTAAAAAACGCGCCAATGTCAAGTTTAAACTTCTCAGTGAATGGTGGTGATGAAAAAGGAACGTATATGGCGTCTGTTGGACATGAGAAAACAGAAGGAACAGTAATTGGAACTGATTTCAGAAGGGTAACTGGATCATTTAATTTTACACGTAATTTAAGTGATAAAATCGATATCCGAATAGGAGCCAATGTTTCGAATATTAAACAGAACGGTATTTTAGAAGGTGGAGCTTTCTTTAGTAATCCAAACTTGTCTTCTACCTTCATGAACCCATGGGCAAATCCTTATAATGAAGATGGATCATATAATATTAATTCTGGGTTGTTAGGAGGTTTACCTAATATCTTATATACAACTAAGCAGAATTTGAATCAAAATGATTTTACAAGAGTTATCTCCAATAATTCTTTTGGATATAAAATCTTGGATAATTTAAAGTTTGAGTCTGCAATTGGTTTAGATTATACTTTAGCAAATTTCCAAGCCTATTATGATCCAAAACATGGAGATGGTAGAGCTACAGGCGGATATACAGCTCAGTCTGATCGTAGAGTATTTAACTATGTATGGCAAAACTCATTGAATTACAATTTCTATTTAGGAGAGAATCATCGTTTTGATGTGAAAGCTTTAATGGAATTCCAAAAAAATAAATTCAATAGAGTTAGTGGAACAGGTGAGGTTTTACCTCCTGGGTTAGCTACGTTAGGTGGGGCTGCAGCAAATTATACTGCAGAATCTGAATATTATGACTGGATGCAGTTAAGTTATTTAGGATTAGTAAACTATTCTTATGCGAATAAATACCTCGTTGATTTAACGATCAGACAAGAAGGATCTTCTCGTTTTTCAAGTAGTAATCGCTGGGGGACTTTCTGGGCGGTTGGTGCTGCTTGGAATATGCACCAAGAAGATTTCTTAATGGATTCTAATACAATTAGTACATTGCGATTAAGAGGATCATATGGTTCTACAGGTAACTCATCTATTAATCCAAACTTGTACCAACATTTACTGTCAAAAGCTTCTTATAATAATGAAGCTGGTTTGATCAGTACACAAATTGGAGGAGAATTAGGCTGGGAAAAACAAAATAAACTTGATTTCGGTTTAGAGTTTGGCTTGATCGATAATCGCATTACAGGTAGTTTTGCTTATTACCAAAGTAAAACCAAAGACCTATTGTATAGCTTACCTTTATCAATGACATCAGGTTTTTCTCAAAAGTGGATTAACCAAGGGAAATTAGAAAATAGCGGGGTTGAGGCTGAATTAAATGTTGAGATTATTCGTTCAAAAGATTTTAATTGGTCTATCGGAGCAAACATAGGAACGGTTCGCAATAGATTAACTGAGATGCCTACTGCAATTAAATCATATACAGCAGATAAAGAAGGAAGATTGATCAACGAATGGTATATGCCAACTTATGCAGGGGTGGATCCACAAACTGGTGCTGCTCAATGGTATGCAGCAGATGGTACAAAAACGAACGTATATGGAAAAGCAGAGAAACGCTTCCAAGGAGCTAGCGCCTTGCCAAAAGTTACAGGAGGATTTAATACGCATGTTGATTTTAAAGGATTTTATTTAGATGCCTTATTCACGTTTGCAACAGGATATAAAGTTTATGATATATGGTCTCAAATTACACATGAAACTACAAATACATCCTTATATTCTTATAATGCAAATAGTGAGTTGTTAGATCGTTGGCAAAAGCCTGGTGATATAACAGATGTTCCAAAGTTGACTTTTTCAGGTGAAAGAGATGTGAATAATAATTATACACAACCATCATCAAGATTTTTATATGATGGAGATCACATCCGTTTGAGACAAATTACTTTTGGATATAATTTTACTAAACAGGCTGCTAAATCAATTGGTGTAGATGGAATTAATTTATCTGTCTCAGCTTTAAATCCATTGACATGGGTGAAAGATGGGCGTTTAAAATATGATCCAGAAGTGAATGCAACAGGAAATATCGAACTAGCTTCCCCTCCGTTGAAATCAGTAGTATTTTCACTTAACGTTAAATTTTAA
- a CDS encoding SusD/RagB family nutrient-binding outer membrane lipoprotein: MKRIKYILASIVVAALTLQSCSEDKMDDINKNKNDPEFMESKYILTEVMTKTSFSVTGADLAFYASIYTELLGGSSAQFYNAQERLGEPANSTTYNNQWNAIYINLRSLKFVEQKCSEGGEEAGNYHALGIAQILKAYNLAILTDLFGDVPYSEALEPLLNPQAKIDKQEDIYKAVFQLLDDGIANLAKKTEYADIGKQDLLYENGNVDSWTRAAHGLKARYLMRLSAKSPDYQGVIDNVNKSFVHSSQDLYYQVSGVNYPFYSVYMARKGMFSSKTYYDLMKKLDPADPRLDDYFVKVGKDNPELVLINHGEKVSQSQSIYSPSGLSYGTSSLLKNTTNAVYLMSYHELLFLKAEAQARLGIPEANATLQAAVDAGYLHKKQQFTYVRYVPKPNEPKPANGYNRDLPTNLTGNDLLKRIAEEKYLSAFEVESIEMYNDIRRWKAMGENLIELQHKDPTKFPKRFAYGNSDVSNNPHVRAAYGDGSYVYTEDVWWAGGTR; the protein is encoded by the coding sequence ATGAAAAGAATAAAATATATTTTAGCGAGTATTGTCGTGGCGGCTTTGACTTTGCAATCGTGTTCGGAGGATAAGATGGATGATATCAACAAGAATAAGAATGATCCTGAATTTATGGAGTCTAAGTATATCTTAACCGAAGTAATGACAAAAACAAGTTTTTCTGTTACAGGAGCAGATTTAGCTTTTTATGCCTCTATTTATACAGAATTATTAGGGGGTAGTTCAGCGCAATTTTACAATGCACAAGAGCGTTTAGGAGAGCCTGCGAATAGTACCACTTATAATAACCAGTGGAATGCTATTTATATCAACCTGCGAAGCTTAAAGTTTGTAGAACAAAAATGCTCAGAAGGAGGAGAAGAAGCAGGTAATTACCATGCATTGGGGATTGCTCAAATTTTAAAAGCGTATAATTTAGCAATTTTGACAGATTTGTTTGGGGATGTTCCTTATTCAGAAGCATTAGAACCATTGCTAAACCCACAGGCAAAGATTGATAAACAAGAGGATATCTATAAAGCGGTGTTTCAATTGTTAGATGATGGAATTGCCAATTTAGCTAAGAAAACAGAGTATGCTGACATTGGAAAGCAAGACCTTTTGTATGAAAACGGAAATGTGGATAGCTGGACAAGAGCAGCTCATGGGTTAAAGGCGAGATATTTAATGCGTTTATCTGCTAAGAGTCCTGATTATCAAGGGGTAATAGATAATGTTAATAAATCTTTTGTTCATTCCAGCCAAGATTTGTATTACCAAGTGAGCGGGGTAAACTATCCTTTCTATTCTGTGTATATGGCGAGAAAAGGAATGTTCTCTTCTAAAACGTACTACGATTTAATGAAAAAACTCGATCCAGCTGATCCGCGTTTGGATGATTATTTTGTAAAAGTAGGGAAGGATAATCCTGAATTGGTATTAATCAATCATGGAGAAAAAGTGAGTCAATCGCAAAGCATTTATTCACCTTCTGGATTAAGTTATGGAACATCTTCTTTATTGAAGAATACAACTAATGCAGTGTACTTAATGAGTTATCACGAATTGTTGTTCTTAAAAGCGGAAGCACAAGCAAGACTTGGTATTCCTGAAGCTAATGCTACGTTACAAGCAGCAGTTGATGCAGGATATTTGCATAAAAAGCAACAATTTACTTATGTTCGTTATGTACCTAAACCTAATGAACCAAAACCAGCGAATGGATATAATCGTGATTTACCTACAAATCTAACAGGTAATGATTTATTGAAACGAATTGCTGAGGAGAAGTATTTATCCGCTTTTGAAGTAGAAAGTATAGAAATGTATAACGACATCAGAAGATGGAAAGCAATGGGTGAAAACTTAATTGAGTTGCAACATAAAGACCCAACTAAATTTCCTAAGCGCTTTGCATACGGAAACTCAGATGTATCAAACAACCCACACGTAAGAGCTGCTTACGGTGATGGAAGTTATGTATACACAGAAGATGTTTGGTGGGCAGGTGGAACTAGATAA
- a CDS encoding SusC/RagA family TonB-linked outer membrane protein — protein MRSKIKWIYACIMILLVQVGFAQEKTLSGVVSEEGMPLPGVTVVIQGTQMGTQTDLDGKYSIKAKQGEVLVFSFIGMKDVKHTVGGANVFNVAMVADEHQLEEVVVTAMGIKRSAKALGYATQELKAADINKTENSSLSGALQGKLAGVQITPSSGAPGASSQIVIRGARSFTGNNTPLYVIDGMPIESTAPISTGNSTSGADIANRAIDIDPSDIETINILKGQAASALYGIRASNGVVVITTKSGRGLKEGKPVISFTSTSSFETLSKKPNLQKTYAQGIDGKYDPYSSMSWGPKISELPNDPKYGGNVANDLNGGVLRPGQYYVPQLADAKLNPWVTPGVYDNIDAYFRTGKTLTNNFNISQNTGKTNYSFGLANTTQEGIMPGTEMKRTTIKFSGETKLNSEWTTGFAGSYITSDVQKASAANNSVLPGIWGAPVSYNQAGIPIHTDKSPYEQIHYRVGSFDNPYWAAENNEFSEKTGRFYGNANIAYAPEISADGSKNLTFRYQAGVDTYTTHYRDVYEFGTGHNMSGNSANINLYGITNTVTNSLFTINYDMMLGDDFRFDIMVGNELNETKLKMYDDFGSGLNFGGWPTIGNAMSVTSKETRSMKRNVGFFSNVGLSYRDMLFLNGTIRKDIVSTMPRGNRDFVYPSVSLGFVLTELEGLKGKSGLSFAKLRASYAEVGQAGEYLKDYFYTPSYAGGFWQGNPVLYPLNTAVGYIPNTTIYDPNLKPQNTKSWEFGGDFRFFDNRFGIDYTFSRQDVKDQIFPVPLPGSTGAASFVTNGGKIHTIAHEITAFVTPVQTQDWQWTVNANFSKIDSKVDELKEGVENIRLGGFVEPQIRAQAGDRFPVIYGNSFARNENGDILVDADGMPLVGVTKALGEVAPKFILGGSTSLTWKSWNLSATVEWKNGGKMYSGSNMGMKLYGTAASTEDRDQSFVFNGVREQADGSYVKNDIAITSDTRADYENVMSNITESNVYDASFVKLRDVSLGYKFDKIWKDKVDLRVSAFARNILLWSKMPNLDPEASQGNNNMSGGFEHYSIPQAKSIGFSVNVTF, from the coding sequence ATGAGATCGAAGATTAAGTGGATTTATGCGTGCATCATGATCTTACTGGTACAAGTAGGATTTGCGCAGGAAAAAACACTATCGGGAGTGGTATCAGAAGAAGGTATGCCACTGCCAGGGGTGACGGTTGTGATTCAAGGAACCCAGATGGGGACACAAACCGATTTAGATGGAAAATATTCCATAAAAGCCAAGCAAGGTGAAGTGCTTGTCTTTTCGTTTATTGGAATGAAAGATGTGAAGCATACCGTTGGGGGTGCTAATGTGTTTAACGTGGCCATGGTTGCTGATGAACATCAATTGGAGGAAGTAGTTGTTACCGCTATGGGAATCAAGCGAAGTGCAAAAGCTTTAGGATACGCAACACAAGAATTAAAAGCAGCTGATATCAACAAAACTGAAAACAGTAGTTTATCAGGTGCTTTACAAGGAAAGCTAGCAGGTGTTCAAATCACTCCATCAAGTGGTGCGCCAGGGGCTTCTTCTCAAATTGTAATTCGTGGAGCTCGTTCTTTTACAGGAAATAATACACCTTTGTACGTAATTGACGGAATGCCAATCGAATCTACAGCGCCAATTTCTACAGGAAATAGTACGTCAGGAGCAGATATTGCCAACCGTGCGATTGATATCGATCCGAGTGATATCGAAACCATCAACATCCTAAAAGGACAAGCAGCTTCTGCTTTATATGGTATCCGCGCATCCAATGGGGTGGTAGTAATCACAACTAAAAGCGGTAGAGGGCTAAAAGAAGGAAAACCAGTAATTAGCTTTACGTCAACGAGTAGTTTTGAGACCTTATCTAAAAAACCTAATTTACAAAAGACGTATGCACAAGGAATTGATGGAAAATACGATCCTTATAGCTCAATGTCTTGGGGACCGAAAATTTCGGAATTACCAAATGATCCTAAATATGGAGGAAATGTTGCTAATGATTTAAATGGAGGTGTTTTACGTCCAGGACAATATTATGTGCCTCAATTGGCTGATGCCAAATTAAATCCTTGGGTAACTCCAGGTGTATATGATAATATTGATGCTTATTTTAGAACGGGTAAAACCTTGACAAATAACTTCAATATTAGCCAAAATACAGGTAAAACCAATTACTCTTTTGGTTTGGCGAATACAACACAAGAGGGGATTATGCCAGGTACGGAAATGAAACGTACGACGATTAAGTTCTCGGGAGAAACCAAGTTGAATTCCGAATGGACAACAGGTTTTGCAGGTAGCTATATTACAAGTGATGTACAAAAAGCTTCTGCGGCAAATAACTCTGTATTACCAGGAATCTGGGGAGCACCGGTGAGTTATAACCAAGCTGGAATTCCAATTCATACAGATAAGAGTCCTTATGAACAAATTCACTACAGAGTAGGATCTTTTGATAATCCGTATTGGGCAGCTGAAAACAATGAGTTCTCTGAAAAAACAGGTCGTTTTTACGGAAATGCAAATATTGCCTATGCACCAGAAATTAGTGCAGATGGTTCGAAAAACTTAACCTTCCGTTACCAAGCGGGGGTAGATACCTACACCACACACTATAGAGATGTTTATGAGTTTGGGACAGGACATAATATGTCTGGAAACTCAGCAAATATTAATTTGTATGGGATAACTAATACGGTAACGAACTCCTTATTCACTATTAATTATGATATGATGCTCGGTGACGATTTCCGTTTTGATATCATGGTTGGTAATGAGCTCAATGAAACGAAATTAAAAATGTATGATGATTTTGGAAGTGGATTGAATTTTGGAGGGTGGCCTACGATTGGAAATGCAATGAGTGTAACTTCCAAAGAAACGCGCAGCATGAAGAGAAACGTAGGTTTCTTCTCTAACGTTGGTTTATCTTACCGTGATATGTTATTCTTAAATGGTACAATTCGTAAAGATATTGTATCTACGATGCCAAGAGGAAATAGAGATTTCGTTTATCCTTCGGTATCTTTAGGTTTTGTGTTGACAGAACTAGAAGGATTAAAAGGAAAGAGTGGTTTGAGTTTTGCAAAACTAAGAGCATCTTATGCTGAAGTGGGACAAGCTGGAGAATATTTAAAAGATTACTTTTATACACCAAGTTATGCAGGCGGATTTTGGCAAGGAAATCCTGTGCTTTATCCATTAAATACTGCAGTGGGTTATATTCCAAATACAACAATCTATGATCCTAATCTAAAACCGCAGAATACGAAATCATGGGAATTTGGAGGAGACTTCAGATTTTTTGACAACCGATTTGGAATTGACTATACTTTCTCACGCCAAGATGTAAAGGATCAAATTTTCCCAGTGCCTTTACCAGGATCAACAGGAGCAGCTAGTTTTGTAACCAATGGAGGTAAAATCCATACGATTGCCCATGAGATTACCGCTTTTGTAACACCAGTTCAAACGCAAGATTGGCAATGGACGGTGAATGCTAACTTCTCTAAAATTGATTCTAAAGTAGATGAATTAAAAGAAGGAGTGGAGAATATTAGGCTAGGAGGATTTGTGGAACCACAAATTCGCGCACAAGCAGGAGATCGTTTCCCAGTAATTTATGGAAACTCATTTGCTCGAAATGAAAATGGTGATATTTTAGTTGATGCAGATGGTATGCCTCTAGTAGGAGTTACAAAAGCATTAGGAGAAGTAGCGCCTAAATTTATCTTAGGAGGTTCTACGAGTTTAACTTGGAAAAGTTGGAACCTAAGTGCGACTGTGGAATGGAAAAACGGTGGAAAAATGTACAGTGGATCGAATATGGGAATGAAACTATATGGAACAGCTGCAAGTACGGAAGATCGTGATCAATCATTTGTGTTTAATGGAGTGCGCGAACAAGCAGATGGTTCATACGTGAAAAATGACATAGCTATTACAAGTGATACGCGTGCTGATTACGAAAATGTGATGAGTAATATCACAGAGAGTAATGTATACGATGCAAGTTTTGTAAAATTACGCGATGTAAGCTTAGGCTATAAGTTTGATAAGATTTGGAAAGACAAAGTAGATTTGAGAGTATCTGCCTTTGCTCGTAACATTTTGTTGTGGTCAAAAATGCCAAACTTAGATCCAGAAGCATCTCAAGGAAATAATAACATGAGTGGTGGTTTTGAGCATTATTCAATTCCTCAAGCCAAGAGTATTGGTTTCTCAGTAAATGTTACATTTTAA
- a CDS encoding RagB/SusD family nutrient uptake outer membrane protein, translating to MKIKYIKYLTLATVLAFASCSKDYLDTYPTDETSPTTVFKTTEMVEMAVNGLAKLMVTQHISQGFNGEGTIKMYYGEYSGNNFRVNLPGWAPIINGVYFDNTTSIYDYYPWHYYYMLITNANQIIDQVDAAEGTDAKKKQLKAQALGYRAYSYTMLAQLYGYRWDDSNNGAQECLILRRSMNDPVNMPLSSLAEVYKAIYEDLDQALVLADESGLDRKKFFEMNQDVYHAIYARAALAKKDYPTAEKHAVLARASYPLMNEAQYKDGFANPTSEWIWGSYGASDEQLHFYAYHAYIAYNSSASAVRVYPKRISKELFDQIPDTDMRKGLFLDPKGYDGEYSLTTGEVEKPETSAMEKDTRAKYPELRSDALVAAYMQFKIKANDMPGVGNINHFRSSEMYLIEAEAQYFQQNIAAAKATLTELNKTSGRDTAYDNAALTDAELFKQIVNYRGLELWGEGFDWFDMKRWNLDIDRKEGGKGGNYVSSLAVKIPANIGHKWTWKTPAREVDYNSELK from the coding sequence ATGAAAATTAAATATATAAAATATCTTACACTAGCAACAGTTCTGGCTTTTGCTTCTTGTAGTAAAGATTACCTAGATACTTATCCAACAGACGAGACTTCGCCAACAACTGTTTTTAAGACAACAGAGATGGTCGAAATGGCTGTGAATGGATTGGCTAAATTGATGGTTACTCAGCATATTTCTCAAGGATTTAATGGGGAAGGAACTATCAAAATGTATTATGGTGAATACTCTGGAAATAACTTCAGAGTAAACTTACCAGGATGGGCACCTATTATTAATGGCGTGTATTTTGACAATACGACTTCTATTTATGATTATTATCCTTGGCATTATTACTATATGTTGATTACAAATGCAAATCAAATTATAGATCAAGTTGATGCTGCTGAAGGAACTGATGCTAAGAAAAAACAGTTAAAAGCACAAGCACTAGGTTATAGAGCATATAGCTATACAATGTTAGCACAATTATATGGATATCGTTGGGATGACAGTAATAACGGGGCACAAGAATGTTTGATTTTAAGACGTTCAATGAATGATCCTGTAAACATGCCATTGTCTAGTTTAGCGGAGGTATACAAAGCAATTTATGAAGATTTAGACCAGGCACTTGTTTTGGCTGATGAAAGTGGATTAGATCGCAAAAAATTCTTTGAAATGAATCAGGATGTGTATCATGCTATTTATGCTAGAGCAGCTTTAGCTAAAAAGGATTATCCGACAGCTGAAAAACATGCTGTATTAGCACGAGCAAGTTATCCATTAATGAATGAGGCACAGTATAAAGATGGATTTGCAAACCCAACTTCTGAGTGGATTTGGGGTAGTTATGGAGCTTCTGATGAGCAATTGCATTTTTATGCTTACCATGCTTATATAGCATATAACTCTTCAGCTAGTGCTGTTCGTGTTTATCCAAAACGCATTAGCAAAGAGCTTTTTGATCAAATTCCTGATACAGATATGCGTAAGGGATTATTTTTAGATCCAAAAGGATATGATGGTGAATATTCATTAACAACTGGTGAGGTTGAAAAACCAGAAACATCGGCAATGGAGAAAGATACTAGAGCTAAATATCCAGAATTGCGTTCAGATGCTTTAGTGGCAGCTTATATGCAGTTTAAGATTAAAGCAAATGATATGCCAGGAGTTGGGAATATCAACCATTTCCGTTCATCAGAGATGTATTTAATTGAAGCAGAAGCACAGTATTTTCAACAAAATATTGCTGCGGCAAAAGCTACATTAACAGAGTTGAATAAAACGTCTGGTCGTGATACAGCATATGATAATGCAGCGTTAACGGATGCAGAGCTTTTCAAACAAATTGTAAACTATCGTGGGTTAGAGTTATGGGGTGAAGGATTTGATTGGTTTGATATGAAACGTTGGAATCTGGATATTGATCGTAAAGAAGGTGGTAAAGGTGGTAATTATGTGAGTAGCTTAGCAGTTAAAATACCTGCTAATATTGGACATAAATGGACATGGAAAACACCAGCTCGTGAAGTAGACTATAATTCAGAGTTAAAATAG